One segment of Enterobacter ludwigii DNA contains the following:
- the apaH gene encoding bis(5'-nucleosyl)-tetraphosphatase (symmetrical) ApaH, producing the protein MSTYLIGDVHGCYDELIALLKQVDFTPGQDTLWLTGDLVARGPGSLDVLRFVKSLGDSVRMVLGNHDLHLLAVFAGISRNKPKDRLSPLLDAPDADVLINWLRRQPLLQIDEEKKLVMAHAGITPQWDLETAKTCARDVEAVLASDSYPFFLDAMYGDMPNHWSEDLSGLARLRFITNAFTRMRFCFPNGQLDMYCKETPESAPAPLKPWFAIPGPVTNAYNVVFGHWASLEGKGTPEGIYGLDTGCCWGGELTCLRWEDKTYFVQPSNRQLDLGEDEAVAS; encoded by the coding sequence ATGTCTACATATCTGATTGGCGACGTTCACGGTTGCTACGATGAACTGATCGCATTGTTAAAACAGGTCGACTTTACGCCTGGACAAGATACGCTCTGGCTGACGGGCGATTTAGTGGCGCGTGGCCCTGGCTCGCTGGACGTTCTACGCTTCGTCAAATCACTGGGCGACAGCGTGCGCATGGTACTGGGCAACCACGATCTGCATTTGCTGGCCGTCTTTGCCGGGATCAGTCGCAACAAACCCAAAGATCGTCTCTCGCCTTTGCTGGATGCCCCGGACGCGGATGTTCTCATAAACTGGCTACGCCGCCAGCCACTGCTGCAGATCGATGAAGAGAAAAAACTGGTCATGGCGCATGCCGGGATCACCCCTCAGTGGGATCTTGAGACGGCGAAAACCTGTGCGCGTGACGTTGAAGCGGTGCTGGCAAGCGACTCGTATCCTTTCTTCCTCGACGCGATGTACGGCGATATGCCGAATCACTGGAGCGAAGATCTTAGCGGTCTGGCCCGCCTGCGCTTTATTACGAACGCTTTCACCCGCATGCGTTTTTGCTTCCCGAACGGGCAGCTGGATATGTATTGCAAAGAGACACCGGAAAGCGCCCCTGCACCTCTTAAACCGTGGTTTGCCATTCCCGGTCCGGTGACCAACGCCTATAACGTGGTGTTTGGCCACTGGGCGTCGCTTGAAGGAAAAGGCACACCGGAGGGGATCTACGGTCTCGATACCGGTTGCTGCTGGGGTGGAGAGTTAACCTGCTTGCGCTGGGAAGATAAAACGTACTTTGTTCAGCCATCCAACCGACAGCTGGACTTAGGGGAAGACGAGGCCGTTGCCTCCTGA
- the apaG gene encoding Co2+/Mg2+ efflux protein ApaG, whose translation MIDSPRVCVHVQSVYVESQSSPDEERFVFAYTVTIRNLGRMPVQLLGRYWLITNGNGREIEVQGEGVVGEQPHIDPGEEYQYTSGAVIETPLGTMQGHYEMVDVDGNVFRVAIPVFRLAVTTLIH comes from the coding sequence ATGATTGATTCGCCCCGCGTATGTGTCCATGTACAAAGCGTTTATGTTGAATCCCAGTCCTCACCGGATGAAGAACGTTTTGTCTTCGCTTACACCGTGACCATTCGCAATCTAGGGCGGATGCCTGTGCAACTGCTTGGGCGCTACTGGCTTATCACCAACGGCAACGGCCGCGAAATCGAAGTTCAGGGTGAAGGTGTGGTTGGTGAACAGCCCCACATCGACCCTGGCGAAGAGTATCAATATACCAGCGGTGCCGTGATCGAAACGCCGCTGGGTACCATGCAGGGCCATTACGAAATGGTCGACGTCGATGGCAATGTGTTCCGCGTTGCTATTCCTGTGTTCCGTCTCGCCGTTACAACACTCATTCATTAA
- the rsmA gene encoding 16S rRNA (adenine(1518)-N(6)/adenine(1519)-N(6))-dimethyltransferase RsmA: MTNRVHQGHLARKRFGQNFLNDQFVIDSIVSAINPQKGQAMVEIGPGLAALTEPVGERLDELTVIELDRDLAARLQTHPFLGPKLTIYQQDAMTMNFGELSEKMGQPLRVFGNLPYNISTPLMFHLFSYTDAIADMHFMLQKEVVNRLVAGPNSKAYGRLSVMAQYFCNVIPVLEVPPTAFTPPPKVDSAVVRLVPHKIMPYPVKDLRVLSRITTEAFNQRRKTIRNSLGNLFTVEVLTELGIDPAMRAENISVEQYCKLANYISENAPPKES; this comes from the coding sequence ATGACTAATCGAGTCCATCAGGGCCACTTAGCCCGAAAACGCTTCGGGCAAAACTTCCTCAACGATCAGTTCGTGATCGACAGTATCGTGTCTGCCATTAATCCGCAGAAAGGTCAGGCTATGGTCGAAATCGGCCCGGGTCTTGCCGCTCTGACTGAACCCGTAGGCGAACGCCTGGACGAACTGACCGTTATCGAACTCGATCGCGATCTCGCCGCTCGCCTGCAAACTCATCCGTTCCTGGGGCCAAAGCTGACGATTTATCAGCAGGATGCCATGACTATGAACTTTGGTGAGCTGTCGGAAAAAATGGGCCAACCGCTGCGCGTGTTCGGTAACCTGCCGTACAACATTTCCACACCGCTAATGTTCCACCTGTTTAGCTATACTGATGCCATTGCCGACATGCACTTCATGTTGCAAAAAGAGGTGGTTAACCGTCTGGTTGCAGGGCCGAACAGTAAAGCGTATGGTCGTTTGAGCGTGATGGCGCAATATTTCTGCAACGTGATCCCGGTGCTCGAAGTACCGCCAACCGCCTTTACGCCGCCACCAAAAGTGGACTCTGCGGTAGTGCGTCTTGTACCGCATAAAATAATGCCGTACCCGGTGAAAGACCTGCGCGTGCTGAGCCGCATTACTACGGAAGCTTTTAACCAGCGCCGTAAAACGATCCGTAACAGCCTGGGCAATCTGTTTACCGTTGAAGTGCTGACTGAGTTGGGTATTGACCCGGCAATGCGTGCAGAAAATATTTCCGTAGAACAGTACTGCAAGCTGGCTAATTACATCAGCGAAAATGCGCCGCCGAAGGAGAGTTAA
- the pdxA gene encoding 4-hydroxythreonine-4-phosphate dehydrogenase PdxA, whose protein sequence is MKQHRVVITPGEPAGIGPDLVVQLAQRSWPVELVVCADATLLQDRATLLGLPLTLIPYVEGQQPAPQQAGTLTLLPVPLRTPVIPGQLSTENGHYVVETLARACDGCLKGEFAALITGPVHKGVINEAGIPFTGHTEFFEERSHSPKVVMMLATEAMRVALVTTHLPIRAIPDAITPSLLREIIGILHHDLQTKFGIKQPHVLVCGLNPHAGEGGHMGTEEIDTIIPVLEEMRAKGMNLSGPLPADTLFQPKYLDNADAVLAMYHDQGLPVLKYQGFGRGVNITLGLPFIRTSVDHGTALDLAGQGKADVGSFITALNLAIKMIVNTQ, encoded by the coding sequence ATGAAACAGCATCGTGTTGTGATCACTCCCGGCGAACCTGCCGGGATTGGGCCTGACCTCGTTGTCCAGCTCGCCCAGCGCAGCTGGCCGGTGGAACTGGTTGTCTGCGCTGATGCAACACTGTTACAAGACCGGGCAACGCTGCTCGGTCTGCCTTTAACGCTCATCCCCTACGTTGAAGGCCAGCAGCCTGCACCACAGCAAGCCGGCACGCTTACGCTTCTTCCTGTTCCACTTCGTACTCCCGTCATCCCGGGTCAGCTCAGTACCGAAAACGGCCACTATGTTGTAGAGACGCTGGCGCGTGCCTGCGACGGTTGCCTGAAGGGTGAATTTGCCGCCCTGATCACCGGTCCCGTGCACAAAGGCGTTATCAACGAGGCGGGGATACCGTTTACCGGGCACACGGAGTTCTTTGAAGAGCGCTCACACAGCCCGAAAGTGGTCATGATGCTGGCGACAGAAGCAATGCGCGTTGCCCTCGTGACGACCCATTTGCCCATCAGGGCCATTCCGGATGCCATTACTCCGTCTCTTTTACGGGAGATCATCGGGATCCTGCATCACGACCTGCAAACCAAATTCGGCATCAAACAGCCGCATGTGCTGGTCTGCGGCCTGAACCCGCACGCCGGTGAAGGCGGGCATATGGGTACCGAAGAGATCGACACCATTATTCCGGTGCTTGAAGAAATGCGGGCAAAAGGGATGAACTTAAGCGGGCCGTTGCCTGCCGATACCCTTTTCCAGCCAAAATACCTGGATAATGCGGACGCCGTGCTCGCGATGTACCACGATCAAGGCCTGCCCGTGCTAAAATACCAGGGCTTTGGCCGCGGGGTGAATATCACCCTCGGTTTACCTTTTATTCGAACGTCCGTTGACCACGGTACTGCGCTGGATCTGGCAGGACAGGGGAAAGCGGATGTCGGCAGTTTTATTACGGCGCTTAATCTCGCCATCAAAATGATTGTTAATACTCAATGA
- the surA gene encoding peptidylprolyl isomerase SurA, protein MKNWKTLLLGVAMVANTSFAAPQVVDKVAAVVNNGVVLESDVDGLMKSVKLNSGEAGQQLPDDATLRHQILERLIMDQIVLQMGQKMGVKVTDEQLDQAIANIAKQNNMSLDQMRSRLAYDGISYATYRNQIRKEMLISEVRNNEVRRRVTILPQEVDALAKQVGNQNDASTELNLSHILIPLPENPTSDQAAEAESQARSIVEQARNGGDFGKLAITYSADQQALKGGQMGWGRIQELPSIFAQALSTAKKGDIVGPIRSGVGFHILKVNDLRGQSQNISVTEVHARHILLKPSPIMTDDQARVKLQQIAADIKSGKTSFANAAKEFSQDPGSANQGGDLGWAAADIYDPAFRDALMKLNKGQMSAPVHSSFGWHLIELLDTRNVDKTDAAQKDRAYRMLFNRKFSEEAATWMQEQRASAYVKVLSN, encoded by the coding sequence ATGAAGAACTGGAAAACGCTGCTGCTCGGTGTCGCTATGGTTGCGAATACCAGCTTCGCGGCCCCCCAGGTTGTTGATAAGGTCGCCGCTGTGGTTAACAACGGCGTCGTGCTCGAAAGCGACGTTGACGGTTTGATGAAATCTGTGAAGCTCAATTCGGGTGAAGCAGGTCAGCAACTTCCGGATGACGCAACCCTGCGCCATCAGATCCTGGAACGTCTGATCATGGATCAGATTGTCCTGCAAATGGGTCAGAAAATGGGTGTGAAGGTCACTGACGAGCAGCTCGATCAGGCCATTGCTAACATCGCGAAGCAAAACAACATGAGCCTGGACCAGATGCGCAGCCGTCTGGCCTATGATGGCATCAGCTATGCAACGTACCGTAATCAGATCCGTAAAGAGATGCTGATTTCGGAAGTGCGCAACAATGAAGTCCGTCGTCGCGTCACGATCCTGCCTCAGGAAGTGGACGCGCTGGCAAAACAGGTGGGTAACCAGAACGACGCCAGCACCGAACTGAACCTGAGCCACATTCTGATCCCGCTGCCAGAGAACCCAACCTCCGACCAGGCTGCGGAAGCTGAAAGCCAGGCGCGTTCGATTGTCGAGCAGGCACGTAACGGCGGTGACTTTGGCAAACTGGCCATCACCTACTCCGCTGACCAACAGGCGCTGAAAGGCGGCCAGATGGGCTGGGGACGTATCCAGGAGCTGCCTTCCATCTTTGCCCAGGCGCTGAGCACGGCGAAGAAAGGTGACATCGTGGGTCCAATCCGTTCAGGCGTGGGCTTCCACATCCTGAAAGTGAACGATCTGCGCGGTCAGAGTCAGAACATTTCAGTTACCGAAGTTCACGCTCGCCATATTCTCCTCAAGCCGTCACCTATCATGACTGACGATCAGGCGCGCGTGAAACTGCAACAGATTGCTGCAGACATCAAGAGCGGAAAAACCTCGTTTGCGAATGCCGCGAAAGAGTTCTCTCAGGATCCCGGCTCTGCTAATCAGGGCGGCGATCTGGGCTGGGCGGCCGCAGATATCTACGATCCTGCGTTCCGTGACGCACTGATGAAGCTGAACAAAGGCCAGATGAGCGCCCCGGTGCACTCCTCCTTCGGCTGGCATCTGATCGAACTGTTGGATACCCGCAATGTTGATAAAACGGACGCGGCGCAGAAAGACAGAGCCTACCGCATGCTGTTTAACCGTAAGTTCTCTGAAGAAGCAGCAACCTGGATGCAGGAACAACGCGCCAGCGCTTATGTGAAAGTACTGAGCAACTAA
- the lptD gene encoding LPS assembly protein LptD, protein MKKRIPTLLATMIGTALYSQQGLAADLASQCMLGVPSYNRPLVKGDTNSLPVTITADSSKGTYPDNATFTGNVDINQGNSRLQADEVQLHQKQPEGAAEPVRTVDALGNVHYDDNQVILKGPKAWSNLNTKDTNVWEGDYQMVGRQGRGDADLMKQRGENRYTILENGSFTSCLPGSNTWSVVGSEVIHDREEQVAEIWNARFKLGPVPVFYSPYLQLPVGDKRRSGFLIPNAKYSTTNYFEFYLPYYWNIAPNMDATITPHYIHKRGNVMWENEFRYLTQAGAGLMELDYLPSDKVFQDEHPTEGDKHRWLFYWQHAGVMDQVWRFNVNYTKVSDPYYFNDFSSKYGSSTDGYATQIFSVGYALQNFDATVSTKQFQVFSNQTASTYGAEPQLDVNWYQNDVGPFDTRIYGQAVHFVNTNSNMPEATRVHLEPTINLPWSNDWASLNTEAKLMATHYQQKNIDDYNSSNNKHLEESVNRTLPQFKMDGKLIFERDMGLLAEGYTQTLEPRMQYLYVPYRDQSNIQNYDSSFLQSDYSGLFRDRTYGGLDRIASANQLTTGVTTRVYDDAAVERFNVSVGQIYYFTESRTGDDNINWEKDNKTGSLVWAGDTYWRMTDRWGLRGGVQYDTRLNNVATSSAAIEYRRDEDRMLQLTYRYASPEYIQATLPDYATAEQYKDGISQVGGAASWPIADRWSIVGAYYFDTNTSKPADQMVGLQYNSCCYALRVGYERKLNGWNTENNQSKYDNVIGFNVELRGLSSNYGLGTQQMLRSNILPYRSSL, encoded by the coding sequence ATGAAAAAACGTATCCCCACCCTCCTGGCCACAATGATTGGCACCGCCCTGTACAGCCAACAGGGACTGGCGGCCGATCTCGCCTCGCAGTGTATGCTTGGCGTCCCAAGTTATAATCGTCCACTGGTAAAGGGCGATACGAATAGCTTGCCGGTAACCATTACTGCCGATAGCTCTAAAGGCACATATCCTGACAATGCGACATTTACTGGCAATGTGGATATTAACCAGGGCAACAGCCGTCTGCAGGCAGATGAAGTGCAATTACACCAGAAGCAGCCGGAAGGTGCGGCCGAGCCGGTACGAACGGTGGATGCGCTGGGTAATGTGCACTATGACGACAATCAGGTCATCCTGAAAGGTCCGAAAGCCTGGTCAAACCTGAATACCAAAGACACTAACGTCTGGGAAGGTGATTACCAGATGGTAGGTCGCCAGGGGCGCGGTGATGCGGACCTGATGAAACAGCGCGGTGAAAACCGCTATACGATTCTCGAAAACGGCTCCTTCACGTCCTGTCTGCCCGGGTCTAATACCTGGAGCGTGGTCGGAAGTGAAGTCATCCATGACCGTGAAGAGCAGGTTGCCGAGATCTGGAACGCCCGCTTTAAGCTCGGTCCGGTACCTGTTTTCTACAGCCCTTACCTGCAGCTTCCTGTGGGTGACAAACGCCGCTCAGGTTTCCTGATCCCGAATGCCAAATACAGCACCACGAACTACTTTGAGTTCTATCTGCCGTATTACTGGAACATCGCGCCCAACATGGACGCCACGATCACGCCGCACTATATCCATAAGCGCGGCAACGTTATGTGGGAAAACGAGTTCCGCTACCTGACGCAGGCGGGCGCTGGCCTGATGGAACTGGATTATCTGCCGTCGGATAAAGTCTTCCAGGATGAACATCCAACAGAAGGTGATAAACACCGCTGGTTGTTCTACTGGCAACATGCCGGGGTAATGGACCAGGTCTGGCGGTTTAACGTTAACTACACCAAGGTTAGTGACCCATACTATTTTAACGATTTCTCGTCAAAATACGGTTCGAGTACCGATGGCTATGCCACGCAGATCTTCAGTGTGGGCTATGCGCTACAAAACTTTGATGCAACGGTCTCGACCAAGCAGTTCCAGGTTTTCTCTAACCAAACGGCAAGTACGTACGGTGCAGAACCGCAGCTGGACGTTAACTGGTATCAGAATGATGTAGGTCCATTCGACACCCGAATTTATGGTCAGGCAGTCCACTTCGTTAACACTAATTCGAATATGCCAGAAGCGACACGTGTCCATCTGGAGCCAACCATCAATTTGCCATGGTCTAACGACTGGGCAAGTTTGAATACTGAAGCCAAGCTGATGGCGACACACTATCAGCAAAAAAATATTGATGATTATAATTCCAGTAACAATAAGCATCTTGAGGAATCAGTAAATCGTACGCTTCCACAGTTCAAAATGGACGGCAAACTGATCTTCGAACGCGATATGGGTCTTCTGGCGGAGGGTTATACCCAGACGCTTGAGCCACGTATGCAGTATCTGTACGTGCCGTATCGCGATCAAAGCAACATTCAGAACTATGACTCCTCATTCCTGCAGTCTGACTACAGCGGCCTGTTCCGCGACCGTACCTACGGTGGCCTCGACCGTATTGCGTCAGCAAACCAGTTAACGACCGGCGTCACAACACGCGTTTATGATGATGCCGCCGTTGAACGTTTTAACGTTTCTGTTGGTCAAATCTACTATTTCACCGAGTCCCGGACCGGTGATGACAACATTAACTGGGAGAAAGACAACAAAACGGGTTCTCTGGTGTGGGCGGGTGATACCTACTGGCGTATGACCGATCGCTGGGGTTTACGCGGGGGTGTGCAGTACGATACGCGTCTCAACAATGTTGCAACAAGCAGTGCGGCGATTGAATACCGTCGTGATGAAGACCGTATGCTGCAGTTGACCTATCGTTACGCCAGCCCTGAATATATTCAGGCCACGTTGCCAGACTATGCAACCGCGGAACAGTACAAAGACGGCATCTCGCAGGTGGGTGGCGCAGCGAGCTGGCCAATCGCCGATCGCTGGTCAATCGTCGGTGCTTACTACTTTGACACCAACACCAGTAAACCTGCTGACCAGATGGTTGGTCTGCAATATAACTCCTGCTGCTACGCGCTGCGTGTCGGTTACGAACGTAAGCTTAACGGCTGGAATACTGAGAATAATCAGAGCAAATACGATAACGTGATTGGCTTTAATGTCGAACTGCGCGGCCTGAGCTCCAACTACGGCCTGGGCACGCAGCAGATGCTGCGCTCGAACATTCTGCCGTACCGCAGTTCCTTGTAA
- the djlA gene encoding co-chaperone DjlA produces MQYWGKIIGVAFAIIMGAGFWGIVLGLIIGHMFDKARSRKMAWFANQRERQSLFFSTTFEVMGHLTKSKGRVTEADIQIASVFMDRMNLHGDSRLAAQNAFRIGKADNYPLRDKMRQFRSICFGRFDLIRMFLEIQIQAAFADGSLHPNERDVLYVIAEELGISRMQFDQFLRMMQGGAQFGGGYHQQSSGGAWQQAQRGPTLEDACNVLGVKPSDDVTTIKRAYRKLMSEHHPDKLVAKGLPPEMMEMAKQKAQEIQKAYELIKEKKSFK; encoded by the coding sequence ATGCAGTATTGGGGTAAAATAATCGGCGTTGCGTTCGCCATCATCATGGGTGCCGGGTTCTGGGGGATCGTACTGGGGCTTATTATCGGCCATATGTTTGATAAGGCTCGCAGCCGCAAAATGGCCTGGTTTGCCAATCAGCGTGAGCGTCAGTCCCTCTTTTTCTCCACCACGTTTGAGGTGATGGGGCACTTAACCAAATCAAAAGGGCGTGTGACGGAAGCCGATATTCAGATAGCCAGCGTCTTTATGGACCGCATGAATCTGCATGGTGACTCCCGTCTCGCGGCACAAAATGCGTTTCGCATCGGTAAAGCGGATAATTATCCGCTGCGCGATAAAATGCGTCAGTTCCGCAGCATCTGCTTCGGCCGTTTTGATTTAATTCGGATGTTTCTGGAGATCCAAATCCAGGCGGCGTTTGCCGATGGTTCACTTCATCCTAATGAACGCGATGTTTTATACGTTATTGCGGAAGAACTGGGCATCTCCCGTATGCAGTTCGACCAGTTCCTGCGCATGATGCAGGGCGGTGCGCAGTTTGGCGGCGGCTATCACCAGCAGTCCTCTGGCGGTGCCTGGCAGCAGGCGCAGCGGGGTCCGACGCTGGAGGATGCCTGTAACGTGCTGGGGGTGAAGCCATCGGACGATGTAACCACCATCAAGCGTGCCTATCGTAAGCTGATGAGTGAGCACCACCCGGACAAACTGGTCGCGAAAGGTTTACCGCCGGAGATGATGGAGATGGCGAAGCAAAAAGCGCAGGAAATTCAGAAAGCGTACGAGTTGATTAAAGAGAAGAAAAGTTTCAAATAA
- the rluA gene encoding bifunctional tRNA pseudouridine(32) synthase/23S rRNA pseudouridine(746) synthase RluA, with the protein MVMEPYNPPQDPWLVVLYQDEHIMVVNKPSGLLSVPGRLDEHKDSVMTRIQRDYPQAESVHRLDMATSGVIVVALNKAAERELKRQFRDREPKKQYVARVWGHPQPAEGLVDLPLICDWPNRPKQKVCYETGKAAQTEYEVLEYAPDNTARVLLKPITGRSHQLRVHMLALGHPILGDRFYAPPDALALAPRLQLHAQTLTITHPVFGNAMTFKAPVDF; encoded by the coding sequence ATGGTGATGGAGCCTTACAATCCACCTCAGGATCCCTGGCTGGTGGTGCTTTATCAGGATGAGCACATTATGGTGGTCAACAAGCCCAGCGGCTTGTTGTCCGTGCCAGGGCGTCTGGATGAGCACAAAGACAGTGTGATGACGCGTATTCAGCGCGATTATCCTCAGGCGGAGTCTGTCCATCGTCTGGACATGGCCACCAGCGGTGTGATTGTAGTGGCGCTGAATAAAGCGGCGGAACGCGAACTGAAACGCCAGTTCCGCGATCGCGAGCCGAAAAAGCAATATGTCGCACGTGTCTGGGGGCATCCTCAGCCGGCGGAAGGGCTGGTGGATTTACCGCTGATCTGCGACTGGCCGAACCGACCAAAACAAAAGGTCTGTTACGAAACCGGCAAAGCAGCACAAACCGAGTATGAAGTGCTGGAGTACGCGCCAGATAACACTGCGCGCGTGCTGCTTAAGCCGATTACCGGGCGCTCGCACCAGCTGCGTGTCCATATGCTTGCGCTGGGGCACCCGATACTGGGGGACAGATTTTACGCGCCGCCCGATGCACTGGCGCTGGCGCCACGCCTGCAGCTGCATGCGCAGACGCTCACCATCACCCATCCGGTTTTTGGCAATGCAATGACGTTTAAAGCCCCAGTCGACTTCTGA